The Mustela nigripes isolate SB6536 chromosome 4, MUSNIG.SB6536, whole genome shotgun sequence genome includes a window with the following:
- the LOC132016213 gene encoding interferon-induced protein with tetratricopeptide repeats 1B-like → MEEEQVADKSDKSEGNLLEESLVQLRCHFTWELLVEATELPDLENRILDEIDFLDTRYNAGIHNLLAYVKHLKGQNQEALGSLREAEALIRQEQAAQSEVRSLVTWGNYAWLHHRMGRPQEAQAYLDKVEDVCKKLGASSRYRVQCPQMDCEEGWALLKCGGKNYERAKACFEKALAVDPENPEFSTGYAISTYRLDSFNKATQVSEAFCLQPLREAIRLNPEDAYVKALLALKLQDVGQEAEGEKYIEEALGNTSSQTYVSRYAAKFYRRKGCLDKALWLLKMALRATPSSAFLHHQVGLCYRAQVIAIKRAANWQPRGQDRENVRRLVHLAIGEIQKALAIKPTFELAYIDLADLYAEIGLYAEAEDAFQKVLCRANTNDQLQQVIHYHYGHFQEFHKRSIDNAITHYLKGLKIKTASYTSEKILTALEKLAKRCVRQDVRVVESLSILGFIHKLKGEVSEALQCYEKALRLAADLNAAS, encoded by the coding sequence TGACAAATCCGAAGGGAATCTCCTTGAAGAGAGCCTGGTTCAGCTGAGATGTCACTTCACGTGGGAGTTGCTAGTGGAAGCCACCGAGCTGCCCGATTTAGAAAACAGGATCTTGGATGAGATTGATTTCCTGGACACCAGATACAACGCGGGGATCCACAACCTGCTGGCCTACGTGAAACACCTCAAGGGCCAGAACCAGGAAGCCCTGGGGAGCCTGCGGGAAGCCGAAGCCTTGATCCGGCAGGAACAGGCTGCCCAGTCAGAGGTGAGAAGCCTGGTCACGTGGGGCAACTACGCCTGGCTGCATCACCGCATGGGCAGGCCGCAGGAAGCCCAGGCTTACCTGGACAAGGTGGAGGACGTCTGCAAGAAGCTCGGGGCTTCCTCCCGCTACAGAGTGCAGTGTCCCCAGATGGACTGCGAGGAGGGGTGGGCCTTGCTGAAATGCGGAGGGAAGAACTATGAACGGGCCAAGGCCTGCTTTGAGAAGGCTCTGGCAGTGGACCCAGAGAACCCTGAATTCAGCACTGGGTATGCGATCTCCACCTACCGCCTAGACAGCTTTAACAAAGCAACACAGGTTAGCGAGGCGTTTTGTCTGCAGCCCCTGAGAGAGGCCATCAGGCTAAACCCAGAAGATGCGTATGTTAAGGCTCTCCTTGCCCTGAAGCTCCAGGACGTAGGCCAAGAAGCCGAAGGAGAAAAGTACATAGAAGAAGCACTTGGCAACACATCCTCACAGACCTACGTCTCGCGGTACGCAGCCAAGTTTTACCGAAGAAAAGGCTGTCTGGATAAAGCTCTTTGGCTCCTAAAAATGGCTCTGCGGGCCACCCCGTCCTCTGCCTTCCTGCATCACCAGGTAGGGCTTTGCTACAGAGCACAGGTGATCGCAATCAAGAGAGCTGCCAACTGGCAGCCCAGGGGACAGGACAGAGAAAATGTCCGCAGGTTGGTTCACTTGGCTATAGGTGAAATTCAAAAGGCTTTGGCGATAAAGCCCACATTTGAGTTGGCTTACATCGACCTGGCTGATCTGTATGCAGAAATAGGCCTATACGCAGAGGCGGAGGACGCTTTTCAGAAAGTGCTGTGCAGGGCGAACACCAACGATCAATTACAGCAAGTGATTCATTACCACTACGGCCATTTCCAAGAGTTTCACAAGAGATCTATAGATAACGCAATCACCCATTATTTAAAAGGTCTCAAAATCAAAACAGCTTCCTACACCAGCGAAAAGATTCTCACTGCCTTAGAGAAGCTGGCAAAGAGATGTGTTCGTCAGGATGTCCGTGTGGTGGAAAGTTTGAGCATCCTTGGATTCATCCACAAATTGAAAGGGGAAGTGAGCGAAGCCCTGCAGTGTTACGAGAAGGCTCTCAGGCTGGCCGCCGACCTCAACGCTGCCAGTTGA